A stretch of Rhizobium sp. TH2 DNA encodes these proteins:
- a CDS encoding aspartate aminotransferase family protein yields MRGKEFSTWSRKAAEWGVEYRDTLRERPVRAQTRPGEIAARIAESAPESGHDMETIFADFEEIIVPGMTHWQHPRFFAYFPANAAPVSVVAEYLVTVMAAQCMLWQTSPAATELETKVMDWLRQALGLSMDFTGVIQDSASSATLNAVLVMREKALGWKGNAEGLAGHDQIRIYSSSQVHTSIDRAIWVSGVGERNLVRIPVAGKSRGMDVAALEAAIIADKQAGLLPAGIIACVGGTSVGACDNIAEVAAVARKYGLYLHVDAAWAGSAMICPEYRVFWEGIEGADSIVFNPHKWLGASFDCSVQFIRKPEDLVRTLAIQPEYLKTHGHDGIINYSEWSVPLGRRFRALKLWFLLRYHGLEGLRTMIRNHVKWSEMVAARLAAEPDFEIVTEPFLSLFSFRYKGPGDPDARNLALINAINDDGRIYLTQTRVEGAIVIRFQAGQFDMTEDDAKTAVDVIIEIARRA; encoded by the coding sequence CGCCGGAGAGCGGCCATGACATGGAGACGATCTTCGCGGATTTCGAGGAGATCATCGTGCCGGGAATGACGCATTGGCAGCATCCGCGCTTCTTTGCCTATTTCCCGGCCAATGCCGCGCCGGTCTCGGTCGTCGCCGAATATCTGGTGACCGTGATGGCCGCCCAATGCATGCTGTGGCAGACCTCGCCGGCGGCAACCGAACTCGAAACCAAGGTCATGGACTGGCTGCGACAGGCACTGGGCTTGTCCATGGATTTCACCGGCGTCATCCAGGATTCGGCTTCGTCGGCCACTCTTAATGCCGTGCTTGTCATGCGCGAGAAGGCGCTTGGCTGGAAGGGCAATGCCGAGGGACTGGCGGGCCACGACCAGATCCGCATCTATTCCTCGAGCCAGGTCCACACATCCATCGATCGCGCGATCTGGGTATCGGGTGTCGGTGAGCGGAACCTCGTGCGCATTCCGGTCGCGGGAAAAAGCCGTGGCATGGATGTCGCGGCACTGGAAGCCGCCATCATCGCCGACAAGCAGGCGGGGCTGCTTCCAGCCGGCATTATCGCCTGCGTCGGCGGAACCAGCGTCGGCGCTTGCGACAATATTGCCGAAGTCGCGGCCGTCGCACGGAAATACGGACTTTATCTCCATGTTGACGCGGCCTGGGCAGGCTCGGCGATGATCTGCCCGGAATATAGAGTGTTCTGGGAAGGCATAGAGGGCGCGGATTCCATCGTCTTCAATCCGCACAAATGGCTGGGCGCGAGCTTCGATTGCTCGGTACAGTTCATCCGCAAGCCCGAGGATCTGGTGAGGACGCTCGCGATCCAGCCGGAATATCTCAAGACCCATGGCCATGATGGCATCATCAACTATTCCGAATGGTCGGTGCCGCTCGGCCGCCGCTTCCGGGCGCTGAAGCTGTGGTTCCTGCTGCGCTACCATGGGCTGGAAGGGCTTCGGACGATGATCCGCAATCATGTCAAATGGTCGGAAATGGTCGCGGCGCGTCTGGCCGCCGAGCCAGATTTCGAGATCGTCACGGAGCCCTTCCTCTCGCTCTTCTCCTTCCGCTATAAGGGACCTGGTGATCCGGATGCGCGCAATCTCGCGCTGATCAATGCGATCAACGACGATGGCCGCATCTATCTCACCCAGACACGGGTCGAGGGCGCGATTGTCATTCGTTTCCAGGCGGGACAGTTCGACATGACCGAGGACGATGCGAAGACGGCGGTCGATGTGATCATCGAGATTGCGCGCAGGGCCTGA
- the mutM gene encoding bifunctional DNA-formamidopyrimidine glycosylase/DNA-(apurinic or apyrimidinic site) lyase → MPELPEVETVRRGLAPFMEGRRIKELTLNRADLRFPLPEKFKTRLEGRKVEHLSRRAKYLVINLEGDLSLIAHLGMSGSFRIEELEKASQPGAFHHERSKDRAHDHVVLRISRDAEPDTLIIYNDPRRFGFMDLIETSAIDTYPAFKVLGPEPTGNHLSAQYLAERLKAKKGPIKSVLLDQTVIAGLGNIYVCEALYRSRIKPTRAAMSVVTPTGKPSRQLEDLTRAIRDVISEAIEAGGSSLRDHIQTDGSLGYFQHRFRVYDREGRPCVTEGCDGIVHRITQSGRSTFYCPVCQK, encoded by the coding sequence ATGCCCGAATTGCCCGAAGTGGAAACCGTCCGCCGCGGACTGGCGCCCTTCATGGAGGGCCGGCGGATCAAGGAACTGACGCTCAACCGGGCGGACCTGCGTTTCCCCCTGCCGGAGAAATTCAAGACCCGGCTCGAAGGACGCAAGGTGGAGCACCTATCGCGGCGCGCAAAGTATCTCGTCATCAATCTGGAGGGCGACCTTTCGCTGATCGCCCATCTCGGCATGTCGGGTTCGTTCCGCATCGAGGAACTGGAGAAGGCATCGCAGCCCGGCGCCTTCCACCACGAGCGCTCCAAGGACCGGGCGCATGATCACGTCGTGCTCAGGATAAGCCGGGATGCCGAGCCCGATACGCTCATCATCTATAATGACCCGCGCCGCTTCGGTTTCATGGATCTGATCGAGACATCGGCGATCGATACCTATCCGGCCTTCAAGGTGCTCGGCCCCGAACCGACGGGCAACCACCTCTCGGCCCAATACCTGGCCGAACGGCTCAAGGCCAAGAAGGGGCCGATCAAGTCGGTTCTCCTCGACCAGACCGTGATCGCCGGGCTCGGCAATATCTATGTCTGCGAGGCGCTCTATCGCTCCCGGATCAAACCGACGCGCGCGGCCATGTCCGTGGTCACCCCGACTGGAAAGCCATCCCGGCAGTTGGAGGATCTGACACGCGCCATCCGCGACGTGATATCGGAGGCGATCGAGGCGGGCGGCTCTTCGCTCAGGGACCATATCCAGACCGATGGGTCGCTCGGCTATTTCCAGCATCGCTTCCGCGTCTATGACCGCGAAGGCAGGCCCTGCGTCACGGAAGGCTGTGATGGCATCGTCCACCGGATCACTCAATCGGGCCGGTCGACTTTCTATTGCCCCGTATGCCAGAAATGA